One genomic segment of Acidobacteriota bacterium includes these proteins:
- the purD gene encoding phosphoribosylamine--glycine ligase — MRVLVVGNGGREHALTWKLRQSPLVDEIFVAPGNAGIAEIADCVPIGVADVVDLLDFAEKLKIDLTVVGPELPLTLGIVDEFHKRDLRIFGPTKLAAEIEGSKVFSKEFMVKYGIPTAASHVYSSVDETMDGIGKKFPLVMKVDGLAGGKGVAIVNDKKEAEAYAKVVFDERKFGNAGSRLVVEEFLEGEELSFMVLTDGKKLVPLSPAKDYKKALDGDEGPNTGGMGAHSPAIILPGELAAEIMKTVMIPTVQAMAEEGRPYTGCLYAGIMLTPAGPKVLEFNCRFGDPETQVQMMRLESDLAEVMVKVADGNLGDTKLSWKKEAAAGVVVAMSGYPGPAPNGVPVTVPNLEDPSIEYFHSATGKDDDGNFINVAGRVITACGRGATMSEALTKAYKAAAAVKFDGAVYRKDIGYRAMEMRKKAAGE; from the coding sequence ATGCGTGTTCTCGTCGTCGGTAACGGAGGGCGCGAGCATGCTCTCACCTGGAAACTTCGCCAGAGCCCGCTGGTGGACGAGATCTTCGTCGCACCCGGAAACGCGGGTATCGCCGAGATCGCCGACTGCGTCCCGATCGGTGTGGCCGACGTGGTGGACCTTCTCGACTTCGCCGAGAAGCTGAAGATCGATCTGACCGTGGTGGGACCGGAGCTTCCACTGACGCTCGGGATCGTCGACGAGTTTCACAAGCGGGATCTCCGCATCTTCGGCCCGACCAAGCTCGCGGCCGAGATCGAAGGCTCGAAGGTCTTCTCCAAGGAGTTCATGGTCAAGTACGGCATCCCCACCGCGGCATCGCATGTCTACTCCTCGGTGGATGAGACCATGGACGGAATCGGAAAGAAGTTTCCGCTGGTCATGAAGGTCGACGGACTCGCCGGTGGCAAGGGCGTCGCGATCGTCAATGACAAAAAGGAAGCCGAGGCCTACGCGAAGGTCGTATTCGACGAACGGAAGTTCGGCAACGCCGGCAGCCGGCTCGTCGTGGAAGAGTTTCTCGAGGGGGAAGAGCTCTCCTTCATGGTGCTCACCGACGGAAAGAAACTCGTTCCCCTCTCTCCCGCCAAGGATTACAAGAAGGCGCTCGACGGCGACGAGGGTCCCAATACCGGGGGTATGGGCGCTCATTCACCGGCGATCATTCTGCCGGGCGAGCTCGCGGCCGAGATCATGAAGACGGTCATGATTCCGACCGTTCAGGCGATGGCGGAAGAAGGCCGGCCGTACACGGGATGCCTCTACGCGGGCATCATGCTCACCCCCGCCGGACCGAAGGTCCTCGAGTTCAACTGCAGGTTCGGTGATCCGGAAACACAGGTGCAGATGATGCGGCTCGAAAGCGATCTTGCCGAAGTGATGGTGAAGGTGGCGGACGGGAATCTCGGCGATACCAAACTCAGCTGGAAGAAGGAGGCGGCAGCAGGAGTCGTCGTCGCAATGTCCGGCTATCCCGGTCCGGCGCCGAACGGCGTTCCGGTCACGGTCCCGAATCTCGAGGATCCGAGTATCGAGTACTTTCACTCCGCCACCGGAAAGGATGATGACGGCAACTTCATCAACGTCGCCGGCCGTGTCATCACCGCCTGCGGTCGTGGCGCTACAATGTCGGAAGCTCTGACGAAAGCCTACAAGGCCGCTGCCGCCGTCAAATTCGACGGCGCGGTTTACCGTAAAGACATCGGCTACCGCGCGATGGAGATGCGAAAGAAGGCGGCGGGCGAATAA
- a CDS encoding phytanoyl-CoA dioxygenase family protein, with translation MSPLTAEQLGPVRPWFEGPDFEQQLAAKNLDPETERLVRDYRADGYVVIDPILDPNDLEALPVEIAPRFAYDTGPYFSDETRIQDGWTVNERIRRIAASKRVVDLLEIFYERRPIPFQTLNFCKGSEQATHSDTIHFHSFPPGFMCGVWVALEDIDGGNGPLHYYPRSQELPFYTLEDLGLRASTQQQQYEHYPLYEQFVAELMLSSGLERKTLNVKRGQALIWSANLFHGGERILERGRSRWSQVTHFYFEGCFYYTPLLSDVSLGKITSRNIVDIRNGQPVASVAQYDSPVLALDFPAPPQGGVAGLRRQVRELKSKWDRLIDSALRSR, from the coding sequence GTGAGTCCCCTCACAGCAGAACAGCTCGGCCCGGTGCGCCCGTGGTTCGAGGGACCCGACTTCGAGCAGCAGCTCGCAGCGAAGAACCTCGACCCGGAGACCGAGCGCCTGGTTCGCGACTACCGGGCCGACGGCTACGTCGTCATCGACCCGATACTCGATCCCAACGACCTCGAGGCGCTCCCCGTCGAGATCGCGCCCCGTTTCGCCTACGACACCGGTCCCTATTTCTCGGATGAGACCCGGATCCAGGACGGCTGGACCGTCAACGAGCGGATCCGCAGAATTGCCGCATCGAAGCGTGTGGTCGACCTTCTGGAGATCTTCTACGAGCGTCGCCCCATCCCCTTTCAGACGCTCAACTTCTGCAAGGGCTCCGAGCAGGCGACTCACAGCGATACCATCCATTTTCACTCCTTCCCCCCCGGATTCATGTGCGGCGTCTGGGTCGCCCTCGAGGACATCGATGGCGGCAACGGGCCGCTTCATTACTATCCGCGAAGCCAGGAGCTCCCCTTCTATACACTCGAAGACCTCGGTCTGAGGGCCAGCACCCAACAGCAGCAATACGAGCACTATCCGCTTTACGAGCAGTTCGTCGCGGAACTGATGCTCTCGTCCGGACTGGAGCGGAAGACTCTGAACGTGAAAAGAGGACAGGCACTGATCTGGTCGGCAAATCTCTTCCACGGGGGAGAGCGGATCCTGGAACGGGGCCGGTCGCGATGGAGCCAGGTGACGCACTTCTACTTCGAAGGATGCTTCTATTACACCCCTCTTCTCAGCGACGTCAGCCTCGGAAAAATCACGAGCCGCAACATCGTCGACATCCGCAACGGGCAGCCCGTCGCGTCGGTTGCCCAATACGACAGCCCCGTTCTCGCGCTCGATTTCCCTGCACCGCCCCAGGGCGGGGTCGCCGGCCTTCGACGCCAGGTGCGGGAGCTCAAGTCGAAATGGGACCGGCTGATCGATTCGGCCCTTCGCAGCCGCTGA
- a CDS encoding RNA polymerase sigma factor: MGEAEPKREFQEDHESAMADEEVVAAVLSGNTPLYELLMRRYNQRIYRTVLGIIGRPEDAEDAVQHAWLEAWRNLGSFERRSSFPTWVTRIAVNSAFGRIRREGRAIELATPDRSRPESESTTPEVLAMSSQMREILEREILGLPRDYRIVLALRDVEGMSTAECAEALDVTEGVVRTRLHRARAMLRERLEKLGTCEMAALMAFAGHRCDRAVTSVLNAISSESKTR; the protein is encoded by the coding sequence ATGGGTGAAGCCGAACCAAAGCGGGAGTTTCAGGAAGACCATGAGAGCGCCATGGCGGATGAAGAGGTCGTCGCGGCGGTTCTCTCCGGAAACACTCCGCTGTATGAGCTTCTGATGCGGCGGTACAACCAGCGGATCTACCGGACGGTTCTCGGAATCATCGGACGGCCGGAGGACGCTGAGGACGCCGTCCAGCATGCCTGGCTCGAGGCATGGCGGAATCTCGGATCGTTCGAGCGAAGATCCTCCTTCCCGACCTGGGTCACCCGGATCGCCGTGAACTCCGCGTTCGGGCGGATCAGGCGGGAGGGGAGGGCGATCGAGCTGGCGACTCCCGATCGGAGCCGCCCTGAATCCGAATCCACGACACCGGAGGTGTTGGCGATGTCTTCTCAGATGCGAGAGATTCTCGAGAGGGAGATTCTCGGCCTCCCACGCGACTACAGAATCGTCCTCGCACTGCGCGATGTCGAAGGGATGTCGACCGCGGAATGTGCGGAGGCGCTCGATGTGACGGAGGGCGTCGTCCGGACCCGCCTCCACCGTGCGCGGGCGATGCTGCGCGAGCGACTCGAGAAGCTCGGAACCTGTGAGATGGCCGCGCTCATGGCGTTCGCAGGGCATCGCTGCGACAGAGCTGTGACCAGCGTGCTGAACGCAATCAGCAGTGAATCGAAAACGCGTTGA
- the rnhA gene encoding ribonuclease HI: MMYTDGACSGNPGPGGWAALLRWNDHEKLVSGGDPSTTNNRMELLAVIQGLRSLKRGCSVRIVTDSRYVMDGMTKWLAGWRRRGWKTASKAPVKNQDLWESLDREISLHEVEWEWVRGHSGHEENARVDEAARAAIPF; the protein is encoded by the coding sequence ATGATGTATACCGATGGAGCGTGCAGCGGAAACCCCGGACCGGGAGGGTGGGCAGCGCTGCTGCGATGGAACGATCACGAGAAGCTCGTCTCGGGAGGCGATCCCTCCACGACCAACAACCGGATGGAGCTGCTCGCCGTGATCCAGGGATTGCGCAGCCTCAAAAGGGGCTGCTCGGTCCGGATCGTGACCGATTCGCGCTATGTGATGGACGGAATGACGAAGTGGCTCGCCGGCTGGCGCCGGCGAGGATGGAAGACCGCTTCGAAGGCGCCGGTCAAGAATCAGGATCTCTGGGAGAGTCTCGATCGGGAGATTTCGCTGCACGAGGTCGAATGGGAGTGGGTGCGAGGTCACTCGGGCCATGAAGAAAACGCGCGGGTGGATGAGGCCGCGCGTGCGGCCATTCCGTTTTGA
- a CDS encoding PTS sugar transporter subunit IIA — protein sequence MKIGEMIREDLILPEVRSSRKDDVIRELAGFLASSDDRVTAADVTRVLLEREKQGSTALGEGIAVPHGKLSSVDELVACLGRSRRGVDFGAADGKPTHFFFVIVAPPSSAGDHLKALARISRVFRDGSIRDRLMEAETAEEMRNVIGEAEGDGSR from the coding sequence ATGAAAATTGGTGAAATGATCAGGGAGGATCTGATCCTCCCGGAAGTTCGTTCGTCCCGCAAAGATGACGTGATCCGCGAGCTGGCCGGTTTTCTCGCGTCGAGCGACGACCGCGTAACAGCAGCCGATGTGACGCGGGTGCTTCTCGAGCGGGAAAAGCAGGGCTCGACCGCGCTCGGAGAGGGAATTGCCGTTCCCCACGGAAAGCTCAGCTCGGTCGACGAGTTGGTCGCATGCCTCGGAAGATCGCGCCGCGGGGTCGACTTCGGAGCCGCCGACGGGAAGCCCACACACTTCTTCTTCGTCATCGTCGCACCTCCCAGCTCGGCCGGTGACCATCTGAAAGCTCTCGCGCGCATCAGCCGGGTCTTCCGGGATGGTTCGATTCGCGACCGGCTGATGGAAGCAGAGACCGCGGAAGAGATGCGGAACGTGATTGGAGAGGCCGAGGGCGACGGGTCACGGTAG
- a CDS encoding TrkH family potassium uptake protein gives MARRAEWQPGDARHQSTWRLVARDVGALQVLIGLGMLLPALVALIYGEIHTAIACALASALTAGCGALAARKWRDVGDPERRHAMIIAGLGWLVSAIFGAIPLTLTAWITPDSVAQSFVPPGETYRSSLLIFRNPLHALFESMSGFTTTGFTMTVHEPSIGRGLLFYRSLMQWIGGVGVIVLSLAVTPRPRAVGELELYHSETAGMKLRPTILGTARAIWKIYAAMTLLVFVWLFVSTLLILPGYGLEPTLFNSVNHAMTGIATGGFSTLDRSIADYESPAMEMVHMVPMILGVIAFPLYYAFVRRRRLLVFWKDPQFRLMVMILAVMIPTGFVLLVGAPAVDAPARTAAFQMVSALSGTGWSTSDLQQWSAPALLLMALGTMVVGGAAGSTSGGLKLIRAYVLLRAAMWRVRKVFLPAEAVIPFRVGEKNMTSQAMQREVADAAVLSFLYLVMMAISMVTTVALAGPEFTTAEAIFDSVSAQGTVGLSTGVANPDMHVVLEVMYILQMWTGRLEIFPVIILFGALVSRAMRR, from the coding sequence ATGGCGAGACGCGCGGAATGGCAGCCGGGGGATGCCCGGCACCAGTCCACGTGGCGGCTTGTGGCCCGCGACGTCGGAGCGCTCCAGGTTCTGATCGGGCTCGGCATGCTTCTGCCGGCGCTGGTGGCCCTCATCTATGGTGAGATTCATACCGCGATCGCCTGTGCGCTGGCGTCGGCTCTGACCGCCGGCTGCGGCGCGCTCGCCGCACGCAAATGGCGCGACGTCGGAGATCCGGAGCGCCGGCACGCGATGATCATCGCGGGTCTCGGGTGGCTCGTCAGCGCAATATTCGGGGCGATTCCTCTGACGCTCACGGCGTGGATCACACCGGATTCGGTGGCGCAGTCGTTCGTTCCCCCGGGAGAGACGTATCGTTCGAGCCTCCTGATCTTCCGTAACCCTCTTCACGCCCTTTTCGAAAGCATGAGCGGTTTCACGACCACGGGATTCACGATGACCGTTCACGAGCCGTCGATCGGCCGCGGTCTTCTCTTCTACAGATCTCTGATGCAGTGGATCGGTGGAGTCGGAGTGATCGTCCTTTCTCTGGCGGTGACGCCGCGTCCTCGTGCGGTCGGCGAGCTCGAGCTCTATCACTCGGAAACCGCTGGTATGAAGCTGCGGCCGACCATCCTCGGAACTGCGCGTGCCATCTGGAAGATCTACGCCGCGATGACGCTGCTGGTGTTCGTATGGCTGTTCGTGTCGACGCTGCTGATTCTTCCCGGCTACGGGCTCGAGCCGACTCTGTTCAATTCCGTGAACCACGCGATGACCGGCATCGCCACCGGAGGCTTCAGTACGCTGGATCGCAGCATTGCGGATTACGAGTCTCCGGCGATGGAGATGGTCCACATGGTGCCGATGATCCTCGGCGTCATCGCGTTTCCGTTGTACTACGCCTTTGTACGTCGCCGGCGTCTGCTCGTCTTCTGGAAGGATCCGCAGTTTCGCCTGATGGTCATGATTCTCGCCGTGATGATTCCGACTGGATTTGTCCTTCTGGTGGGCGCGCCGGCAGTCGACGCGCCCGCGCGCACCGCAGCGTTTCAGATGGTGAGCGCGTTGTCGGGCACCGGATGGTCGACCTCCGACCTTCAGCAATGGAGCGCTCCTGCGCTGCTTCTGATGGCGCTCGGAACGATGGTTGTTGGCGGTGCTGCCGGGTCGACGTCGGGAGGGCTCAAGCTGATTCGCGCCTACGTTCTGCTCCGCGCAGCCATGTGGCGCGTCCGGAAAGTGTTTCTCCCTGCAGAGGCGGTTATTCCGTTCCGCGTGGGAGAAAAGAATATGACGTCTCAGGCAATGCAGCGGGAGGTCGCCGATGCGGCCGTGTTGTCGTTTCTCTATCTCGTGATGATGGCAATCTCGATGGTCACCACGGTTGCGCTTGCAGGTCCCGAGTTCACGACCGCCGAGGCGATCTTCGACAGCGTGTCGGCGCAGGGAACCGTCGGTCTCTCCACCGGAGTCGCCAATCCCGACATGCATGTGGTTCTCGAAGTAATGTACATCCTGCAGATGTGGACCGGCCGGCTCGAGATTTTCCCCGTCATCATCCTGTTCGGCGCTCTGGTTTCCAGAGCAATGAGGCGCTGA
- the trkA gene encoding Trk system potassium transporter TrkA, which translates to MYVIIVGAGEVGRTIARLLVEEGHEVAVVELDEELARRLDSSLNALVVQGSGISSSILQHAGVERADLLLAVTSTDEVNLIACMTARKYGSERLRVVARVRESRDVVGELALSAEDLGLDALISPEQAITTATIEDLEYAGGGEMRELGGGRLMLVGMMLSEDSPLVHETLEELREDFPGEFLVVGVQGEDGRIPSGSDRLRPADRAFVLAPPGYLTELAILSGTPWYHVRRVLIVGCGNTGLALARVLEEREYETTIIEKDGDRAEHLSHVLADALVLQGDGSDPEFMRSRIERGRIDAVVVLLKDPEKSVLIGIFAKSLGARKVIVRCDKPAYARLAGNLGIDAVISPKRAMTDAILRYVRSGRIEATLLLGEQVAEIIRYTVAEKPKNREILEKPLRALTFPEGSLVGAVIREGQMFLGSGDTVLRAGDELFMVTLRDVLGEVERFLA; encoded by the coding sequence ATGTATGTGATCATCGTAGGAGCGGGAGAAGTCGGTAGAACTATCGCGCGGCTTCTCGTCGAGGAGGGACACGAGGTCGCCGTCGTCGAGCTCGACGAAGAGCTCGCTCGCAGACTCGATTCGTCGCTGAATGCACTGGTGGTTCAGGGATCAGGGATCAGCTCGTCGATTCTGCAGCATGCCGGTGTCGAGCGTGCCGATCTGCTGCTTGCCGTAACGAGTACGGACGAAGTGAATCTCATCGCATGCATGACCGCTCGCAAGTACGGAAGCGAGCGGCTGCGCGTCGTCGCTCGAGTACGGGAATCACGCGACGTGGTGGGTGAGCTGGCACTGAGCGCCGAGGATCTGGGACTCGATGCTCTCATCAGCCCGGAGCAGGCCATCACCACCGCCACCATCGAGGATCTCGAATACGCCGGCGGCGGGGAGATGCGAGAGCTCGGCGGCGGCCGTCTGATGCTGGTCGGGATGATGCTGTCGGAGGACTCGCCGCTCGTTCACGAAACTCTCGAGGAGCTGAGGGAGGACTTTCCGGGTGAATTTCTCGTCGTCGGAGTCCAGGGAGAGGATGGCCGGATCCCGAGCGGCTCCGACCGTCTGCGTCCAGCAGACCGCGCTTTCGTCCTGGCGCCTCCGGGCTACCTGACCGAGCTCGCGATTCTCTCCGGAACTCCGTGGTACCACGTCCGGCGGGTACTGATCGTCGGATGTGGCAATACCGGTCTCGCGCTCGCCCGTGTGCTCGAGGAGAGAGAATACGAGACGACCATCATCGAAAAAGACGGGGATCGTGCCGAGCATCTCTCGCACGTGCTGGCGGACGCGCTCGTGCTTCAGGGCGACGGAAGCGATCCGGAGTTCATGCGAAGTCGAATCGAGCGCGGCCGCATCGATGCGGTCGTCGTGCTCCTCAAGGATCCCGAAAAGTCGGTGCTCATCGGTATATTCGCAAAGTCCCTCGGTGCGAGAAAAGTGATCGTTCGCTGCGATAAGCCCGCCTATGCGCGTCTCGCAGGAAACCTCGGGATTGATGCGGTCATCAGTCCAAAACGGGCCATGACCGATGCCATTCTCCGTTACGTCCGAAGCGGCCGGATCGAAGCGACGCTGCTGCTCGGCGAACAGGTTGCCGAGATCATCAGGTACACCGTGGCGGAAAAACCGAAAAACAGGGAAATCCTCGAGAAGCCGCTGCGCGCGCTCACTTTCCCGGAAGGATCCCTCGTCGGAGCCGTGATCCGGGAGGGGCAGATGTTTCTCGGATCCGGCGACACCGTTCTGCGCGCGGGCGACGAGCTGTTCATGGTCACCCTGCGCGACGTTCTCGGCGAAGTGGAACGGTTTCTCGCCTGA
- a CDS encoding magnesium transporter encodes MTVQAAPAIEAFTHRFLRDYPREAAREIEKLEPEVAAPVLAREPLHVLLAVWNHLAPAVADPLLRALPEETAAGLLRELDPGWAASALRRMDEDDRKHYLELLGQNVADDLLRMIEYSPDRAGALMDARVLAYHGEATAGEVLSRMRAGSRHQQKAVFLLDDAQRFHAVVDIQDIALADPETRLEELAHPPGAAVSAIDPRETIVELLERQWIDELPVLDVHNRLLGVIRANELMRALQESTSADLQTMVGVGKEERALSSVGFAVRKRLLWMNINLVTAFLAAAVVGLFESTIAQFTALAVLLPVVAGQSGNAGAQALAVTMRGLALREIGLRQWVRILMKELRVGMVNGVAIALVTAAGVYVWSRSEGLALVIALSMVISMTIACVAGAMVPLALTRAGQDPAQSSSILLTTVTDVAGFMSFLGTATLLSGMLVE; translated from the coding sequence GTGACCGTTCAGGCCGCACCCGCCATTGAAGCGTTCACCCACCGCTTTCTCCGGGATTATCCGCGCGAAGCGGCGCGGGAAATCGAGAAGCTCGAGCCCGAAGTTGCGGCGCCGGTACTCGCGCGCGAGCCGCTTCACGTCCTGCTCGCGGTCTGGAACCATCTTGCGCCGGCTGTGGCCGATCCGCTGCTTCGGGCCCTTCCCGAGGAGACGGCTGCCGGGCTGCTGCGGGAGCTCGATCCCGGGTGGGCGGCATCGGCACTTCGTCGGATGGACGAGGACGACCGCAAACACTATCTGGAGCTGTTGGGCCAGAATGTCGCCGACGATCTCCTTCGCATGATCGAGTATTCTCCCGACCGGGCGGGCGCCCTTATGGATGCGCGGGTCCTGGCGTACCACGGCGAGGCGACCGCGGGCGAAGTGCTCTCCCGGATGCGAGCCGGCTCCCGCCATCAGCAGAAAGCCGTCTTTCTTCTGGACGACGCGCAACGCTTTCATGCGGTCGTGGACATTCAGGACATTGCGCTGGCGGATCCGGAAACGCGGCTCGAGGAGCTCGCTCATCCGCCGGGGGCCGCGGTCTCGGCAATCGACCCGAGGGAGACCATCGTCGAGCTGCTCGAGCGGCAATGGATCGACGAGCTCCCGGTACTCGACGTCCACAACAGACTCCTCGGGGTGATTCGCGCGAATGAGCTGATGCGGGCACTTCAGGAGTCGACGAGTGCCGACCTGCAGACGATGGTCGGTGTCGGGAAAGAGGAGCGGGCACTCTCTTCCGTCGGCTTTGCCGTGAGGAAGAGACTGCTCTGGATGAACATCAACCTCGTGACCGCTTTCCTGGCCGCCGCGGTCGTCGGCCTGTTCGAATCGACCATCGCCCAGTTCACGGCGCTCGCCGTGCTCCTGCCGGTGGTTGCGGGGCAGTCGGGCAACGCCGGAGCTCAGGCGCTCGCCGTGACGATGCGCGGTCTCGCGCTTCGCGAGATCGGGCTGCGCCAATGGGTGCGTATTCTGATGAAGGAGCTGCGCGTGGGAATGGTCAACGGCGTGGCGATCGCATTGGTCACGGCTGCCGGCGTCTATGTCTGGAGCCGGAGCGAGGGCCTCGCGCTCGTCATCGCGCTCTCCATGGTCATCTCGATGACCATCGCGTGCGTCGCGGGCGCGATGGTTCCGCTCGCTCTCACCCGCGCGGGGCAGGATCCGGCGCAGTCGTCGTCCATCCTCCTCACGACCGTGACCGATGTCGCCGGCTTCATGTCGTTCCTCGGCACGGCAACACTCCTCTCCGGAATGCTCGTCGAGTGA
- a CDS encoding DUF2459 domain-containing protein gives MSKRHGFLLLAASVICAAAMIIATASCTTTIRPPAHPETPATVYLLEHGKSSSLVLPGNDDHASRWAFGDWRYYALNQTSWRNALIAVLWPTRSALGRQMIEPAPETTEEVLRRIGIGVRKILPITVEREAAVRLERRLQDLFNANRDSRLFNPSPRLEFVDYPEPYTLINSSNRKVAAWLRELGCEVSGVALQSRWQVVESESSSETPEPRP, from the coding sequence ATGTCGAAACGCCACGGCTTTCTGCTGCTGGCAGCATCCGTGATCTGCGCGGCGGCGATGATCATCGCCACGGCGTCGTGTACGACGACGATTCGTCCTCCCGCGCATCCCGAGACACCGGCGACGGTCTATCTGCTCGAGCACGGTAAGAGCTCTTCACTCGTCCTGCCCGGAAATGACGATCATGCTTCGCGATGGGCGTTCGGCGACTGGCGTTACTACGCACTGAACCAGACGAGCTGGAGGAACGCCCTGATCGCTGTGCTGTGGCCGACGAGGTCGGCGCTCGGCCGCCAGATGATCGAGCCGGCTCCGGAAACGACCGAAGAAGTTCTGCGGCGGATCGGAATCGGTGTCCGAAAAATTTTGCCGATCACGGTCGAGCGGGAAGCAGCGGTGCGACTCGAACGGCGCCTCCAGGATCTCTTCAATGCCAATCGAGACTCGCGTCTTTTCAACCCGTCTCCCCGTCTCGAGTTCGTCGACTACCCGGAGCCCTACACGCTGATCAACAGCTCGAACCGAAAGGTCGCCGCCTGGCTGCGGGAGCTCGGATGCGAGGTCAGCGGTGTGGCGCTTCAGTCGCGCTGGCAGGTCGTGGAGAGCGAGAGCTCGAGCGAAACGCCGGAGCCCCGTCCGTAG
- a CDS encoding M20/M25/M40 family metallo-hydrolase, whose amino-acid sequence MRRSSSLCLILIVLTSPSAIHAQEQATDPVEAARGWRGAHAARILEDYASLLAIPNVASDAENIRRNAAVIRDLFARRGATMELLTLDGAPPIVFGRLEAPGATRTLGIYVHYDGQPAEPSRWTNDPWTPTLYTASMEDGGSPIPFPAAGEPVDPEWRIYARAAGDDKAPIPALLAALDALGNAGIGRTSNLVFFFEGEEEAGSPHLGEYLDRYADRLDGIDAWLIFDGPVHQSRRPQLVFGVRGVTGMEITLYGASRQLHSGHYGNWAPNPAMMLARLLASMKDDEGNVTIAGFYDTVVPVGEAEAAALASVPDPDESLRRELGLVRTEGGNTPLKQRLLLPSLNIRGLESANVGDAARNVIPSTATAAIDIRLVKGNEPDEMMNLVEAHIRSQGYHIVREDPAMETRLAHERIAKVTRSRGYVAARTDMNDPIVADLSRAAERAAGEPVILVPGLGGSLPLYLFTERFDVPLAIVPIANHDNNQHGDDENLRLANLWYGIDLAAAILTME is encoded by the coding sequence ATGCGCCGGAGCTCGAGTCTTTGCCTGATCCTGATTGTCCTCACGTCGCCATCCGCGATCCACGCGCAGGAGCAGGCGACCGATCCGGTGGAAGCCGCACGCGGTTGGCGTGGGGCGCACGCGGCGCGCATCCTCGAGGACTACGCTTCGCTTCTCGCGATTCCCAACGTCGCATCGGATGCGGAAAACATCCGGCGGAACGCTGCGGTCATCCGGGATCTGTTCGCACGACGGGGAGCGACGATGGAGCTTCTTACCCTCGACGGCGCTCCGCCGATCGTTTTCGGACGGCTCGAAGCGCCCGGCGCCACCAGGACGCTCGGCATCTACGTCCACTACGACGGTCAGCCGGCCGAGCCCTCCCGGTGGACCAACGACCCCTGGACGCCGACCCTCTACACCGCTTCGATGGAGGATGGAGGCTCGCCGATTCCATTTCCTGCGGCAGGGGAGCCCGTCGACCCGGAGTGGCGGATTTACGCGCGCGCCGCCGGTGACGACAAGGCCCCCATTCCCGCGCTTCTCGCGGCGCTCGACGCGCTCGGAAATGCGGGCATCGGACGCACCTCGAACCTCGTCTTTTTCTTCGAGGGAGAGGAAGAAGCCGGCTCTCCGCATCTCGGTGAGTATCTCGATCGTTACGCCGATCGCCTCGACGGGATCGACGCCTGGCTGATCTTCGACGGCCCGGTTCATCAGAGCCGGCGTCCCCAGCTCGTCTTCGGCGTTCGCGGCGTCACCGGAATGGAGATCACCCTCTACGGCGCCAGCCGCCAACTCCACAGCGGCCACTACGGCAACTGGGCACCGAACCCGGCAATGATGCTCGCCCGGCTTCTCGCGAGCATGAAGGACGATGAGGGGAACGTCACGATTGCCGGCTTCTACGACACGGTCGTGCCGGTCGGTGAAGCGGAAGCGGCTGCTCTCGCGAGCGTCCCCGATCCGGATGAATCGTTGCGGCGGGAGCTCGGCCTCGTCCGCACGGAGGGAGGGAACACGCCGCTCAAACAGCGACTCCTCCTTCCCTCGCTCAACATACGAGGGCTCGAGAGCGCGAACGTCGGCGACGCAGCGCGAAATGTCATTCCGTCGACGGCGACCGCCGCGATCGACATCAGGCTCGTGAAGGGGAACGAGCCGGACGAGATGATGAATCTCGTCGAGGCGCACATCCGCAGCCAGGGTTACCACATCGTTCGGGAAGATCCGGCGATGGAGACGAGGCTCGCGCACGAGCGGATCGCGAAGGTGACTCGTAGTCGCGGTTACGTTGCCGCACGGACCGACATGAACGATCCGATCGTTGCAGATCTCTCGAGGGCCGCGGAACGAGCCGCCGGCGAGCCGGTCATCCTCGTCCCGGGCCTCGGCGGATCTCTTCCGCTGTATCTCTTCACTGAACGTTTCGACGTACCGCTGGCGATCGTTCCGATCGCGAACCACGACAACAATCAGCACGGCGACGACGAGAATCTCCGCCTGGCGAACCTCTGGTACGGCATCGATCTGGCGGCCGCGATCCTCACGATGGAGTAG